A single window of Channa argus isolate prfri chromosome 12, Channa argus male v1.0, whole genome shotgun sequence DNA harbors:
- the LOC137138223 gene encoding RNA-binding protein 4.1-like: MVKIFVGNLPREADQDEIKALFTQYGTVTECAIIKNYAFVHMDDRKAATKAIKNLHLYKLHGTPINVEASHGKNQGSVKLHVANVEKGSDDELRALFEEYGTVTECAVVKNFAFVHMSNSDEAMDAIKGLDNTEFQGKRIHVQISKSRPRHEERDDYPPPPPDRGGYWPPRYPGERHEPPPPSYLRGRLSHIPPGYPAPPLPPPPPRRAVYPDRPYDGERDRYGVVDYYEKYRARPYGIASYEDQRAGAPPPPPPPVVRDRLMTSSLDPYERRPLPPPPSSYYARDRSPLRRAGSTPMPPASNGYSYERSRLSPVSRVPAYGVPRARDPYAERLPPPPPARYAY; the protein is encoded by the exons ATGGTAAAAATCTTTGTGGGAAACTTGCCACGAGAGGCGGACCAGGATGAAATTAAAGCACTCTTTACCCAGTACGGCACGGTCACTGAATGTGCCATCATCAAGAACTATGCCTTTGTCCACATGGATGACCGCAAGGCCGCCACCAAAGCCATCAAGAACTTGCACCTCTACAAGCTTCACGGCACACCGATCAACGTGGAGGCCAGCCACGGGAAGAATCAGGGCTCAGTCAAATTGCATGTAGCCAATGTAGAAAAGGGATCTGATGATGAGCTACGTGCCCTCTTTGAAGAATATGGCACAGTCACAGAGTGTGCTGTTGTCAAgaattttgcatttgtacacATGTCTAACTCTGATGAGGCCATGGATGCCATCAAGGGTCTGGACAACACTGAATTTCAAG gtaaGCGCATCCATGTCCAGATCTCCAAGAGCCGGCCCAGACATGAAGAACGGGATGActatcctcctcctccgccAGACCGAGGTGGCTATTGGCCTCCTCGTTATCCAGGAGAGCGGCATGAGCCTCCCCCACCCAGCTACTTGAGAGGCCGCCTCAGTCATATACCCCCAGGTTACCCAGCCCCTCCTTTGCCACCTCCTCCCCCTAGACGTGCTGTTTATCCTGACCGTCCCTATGATGGTGAGAGGGACCGATACGGCGTGGTAGATTACTATGAGAAGTACAGAGCTCGGCCATATGGCATTGCCTCCTACGAAGATCAGCGTGCTGGCGCCCCTCCGCCTCCCCCTCCCCCCGTCGTTAGAGACCGTCTTATGACTTCGTCGCTTGACCCATATGAGCGTCGACCCCTCCCACCTCCACCGTCCTCATACTATGCCCGAGATCGCAGCCCTCTCAGGAGAGCGGGTAGCACGCCAATGCCCCCTGCCAGTAATGGTTACTCCTACGAGCGATCTCGACTCTCTCCGGTTTCCCGGGTTCCGGCATATGGAGTTCCACGTGCCAGGGACCCCTACGCTGAACGGCTGCCTCCGCCACCGCCTGCACGCTACGCTTATTAA
- the LOC137137782 gene encoding uncharacterized protein, producing the protein MRSVILASALLLCSWISVSGSESHTVDVQPGHSVTLQCNSSLNNATYTFWSRLINRTTISCISSKYQLFNKHHFEETQNGRYEMKSGISTIFLTIKHVDVSDSGQYLCGFYTNGKTILKVVDLNVQGSEKSQNHSEVSCQKEPDVLPKLMSVILGAVTVFLVLIIIVLTVKYRKLQKGHKEEHSPQKKNPDSDDLDYAALSFNLKAKRNRRPPRELEPNVVYAATR; encoded by the exons ATGAGGAGCGTTATCTTGGCATCAGCTCTACTTCTCTGCA gCTGGATCTCTGTCTCAGGGTCTGAGTCTCACACTGTGGACGTCCAGCCCGGTCACAGTGTCACACTGCAGTGTAACAGCAGTTTGAACAATGCAACCTACACATTCTGGTCCAGACTCATCAACAGAACCACAATCAGCTGCATCTCCTCTAAGTATCAGTTGTTTAACAAACATCACTTTGAGGAAACTCAAAATGGCAGATATGAAATGAAATCTGGCATCTCCACAATCTTTCTCACAATCAAACATGTGGATGTTTCTGACTCTGGACAGTATCTCTGTGGATTTTACACGAATGGAAAAACAATACTTAAAGTAGTAGATTTAAATGTTCAAG GCAGTGAAAAGTCACAGAATCATTCTGAGGTCTCATGTCAAA AAGAACCTGATGTGTTACCAAAGCTGATGAGTGTGATACTTGGTGCTGTGACTGTTTTCCTGGTACTGATCATCATTGTTCTGACTGTTAAATACAGGAAACTTCAGAAAG GTCATAAGGAAGAACACAGTCCACAGAAAAAGAATCCAGACTCAGATGACCTTGACTATGCAGCGCTGAGTTTCAATctaaaagcaaagagaaatcGCAGGCCTCCGAGAGAGCTGGAGCCAAATGTTGTGTACGCTGCCACCAGATGA